A region from the Rhodamnia argentea isolate NSW1041297 chromosome 7, ASM2092103v1, whole genome shotgun sequence genome encodes:
- the LOC115728771 gene encoding CLIP-associated protein-like isoform X3: protein MEEALELARAKDTKERMAGVERLHQLLEASRKGLSAAETTSLVDCCLDLLKDNNFRVCQGALQALASAAVLSGEHLKLHFNALVPAVVERLGDGKHPVRDAARRFLLTLMEVSSPTIIVERAGSYAWTHKSWRIREEFARTVTSAISLFASTELPLQRAILPPILQMLNDSNHGVREAAISCIEEMYAQAGDQFRDELQRHSLPASMVKDINARLERIEPQNRSLDGLNNKVAAGEMKPVSINYKRSSPRAKNSSRGASLFGAEGDDTEKPIEPIKVYSEKELIMQFEKIASTLVPDKDWSVRIVAMQQVEGLVSGGASEYACFRGLLKQLMGPLSTQLSDRRSSVVKQACHLLCFLSKELLGDFEACAEIFIPVLFKLVVITVLVIAESADNCIKTMLQNCKVARVLPRIADCAKNDRNAVLRSRCCEYALLILEHWADAPEIQRSADLYEDLIRCCAGDAMSEVRSIARMCYRMFSRTWPERSRRLFSSFDPVIQRTIHEEDGSIHRRHASPSVRDRSLQMPSNPHMSAQTNLAGYGTSAIVAMDRSASLTSGTSLSSGLLLSQTKSLGKGSERTLESVLHSSKQKVTAIESMLRGLDVSEKHNPSALRSSSLDLGVDPPSSRDPPFPPAVPASNHLTTSFLGDPLASSTTKGSSRNGGLILSDIMTQVQASKDSTKLSYRSGIATESLSTVSSYSAKRASDRVQERVSIEEKRDTREARRFTSAHIDRQYLDMPHRDGDFKDLQSSYIPNFQRPLSRKHVGGRTSANRRSFDDFQIPLGEMANVVDGPTSLVDALSEGLSPSSDWSARVAAFNYLQSLLQQGPKGIQEVVQNFEKVMKLFFQHLDDPHHKVAQAALSTLAEVIPACRKPFESYMERILPHVFSRLIDPKELVRKPCLATLDVVSKTYGVDSLLPALLRSLDEQRSPKAKLAVIEFAIGSFNKHGINSEGTGNSGILKLWLAKLTPLAHDKNTKLKEAAITCIISIYNHYDSTALLTFMSSLSIEQQNSLRRALKQYTPRIEVDLMNFLQNKKERQRPKLTYDPSDTVGSSSEEGYVGMSKNSSLFGRYSAGSADDGAMKWSSGQETSIVTPSFPAASNDTQYNLYSDFPSSNTREPNYMVELSVQNTGYMPGPIDYSDRSMNSENLPTPRLHIDSLVSSEQVPSGGNGLGNETSEEADNNPQKAISWKSNTLLDSEPSIPQILHLIGNGNEDNAFSNKHRGLQQLVELSASNDISVWAKYFNQILTIVLEVLDDHDPAIRELALSLIMELLKNQKDMMEDSVEIVIEKLLHVTKDIVPKVSNDGEHCLTVVLSQYDPFRCLSVIVPLLVAEDEKTLVTCINCLTKTVVFCLVDIYIMLGKAFLPYLEGLNSTQLRLVTIYANRISQARTGTAIDGNQ from the exons ATGGAGGAGGCCTTGGAGCTCGCCCGCGCCAAGGACACGAAGGAGCGGATGGCCGGGGTGGAGCGGCTCCACCAGCTCCTGGAAGCCTCCAGGAAGGGCCTCTCCGCCGCGGAGACGACGTCGCTGGTGGACTGTTGCTTGGATCTCCTCAAGGACAACAACTTCAGGGTTTGCCAGGGCGCGCTCCAGGCCCTGGCGTCCGCCGCGGTGCTCTCCGGCGAGCACctgaagttgcatttcaatgCGCTCGTCCCCGCGGTGGTCGAGCGACTCGGCGACGGTAAACATCCTGTTAGGGATGCTGCTAGGCGGTTCTTGCTCACTCTGATGGAG GTCTCTTCTCCGACGATTATTGTGGAAAGAGCAGGTTCTTATGCCTGGACACACAAAAGTTGGAGGATTAGAGAAGAGTTCGCTCGAACTGTAACTTCTGCTATCAGCCTTTTTGCATCTACGGAGCTTCCCCTTCAGCGGGCAATTCTTCCTCCT ATATTACAGATGTTGAATGACTCCAATCATGGTGTTAGGGAAGCAGCTATTTCATGCATTGAG GAAATGTATGCTCAAGCGGGTGATCAATTTCGTGATGAACTTCAGCGTCATTCTCTTCCTGCTTCCATG GTAAAAGATATTAATGCAAGACTAGAGAGAATTGAACCCCAAAACCGCTCTTTAGATGGACTTAACAACAAGGTTGCTGCTGGAGAAATGAAGCCAGTGAGCATTAATTACAAAAGAAGCAGTCCCAGAGCAAAGAACTCCTCAAGGGGAGCTTCTCTTTTTGGAG CTGAAGGTGATGATACAGAGAAACCCATAGAACCAATAAAGGTCTATTCAGAGAAAGAGCTAATAATGCAATTTGAGAAGATTGCCTCTACTCTTGTACCAGATAAAGACTGGTCTGTGCGCATTGTTGCCATGCAGCAAGTTGAAGGACTTGTTTCCGGAg GTGCATCAGAATATGCATGTTTCAGGGGACTCCTGAAGCAACTCATGGGACCTCTCAGCACGCAGTTGTCAGACCGAAGGTCTAGCGTAGTTAAGCAG GCTTGCCATCTGTTATGCTTTCTATCTAAGGAACTCTTAGGAGATTTTGAGGCTTGTGCTGAGATTTTCATCCCG GTGCTTTTCAAGTTAGTTGTGATTACTGTACTTGTGATTGCAGAGTCTGCAGATAACTGCATAAAAACG ATGTTACAAAATTGCAAGGTTGCTCGGGTACTTCCTCGTATTGCTGATTGTGCGAAAAATGACCGAAATGCAGTACTTCGCTCAAG GTGCTGTGAATATGCATTGTTAATATTAGAACACTGGGCTGATGCACCGGAAATCCAGCGATCAGCCGATCTATATGAAGATCTTATAAGATGTTGTGCTGGCGATGCAATGAGTGAG GTTCGATCAATTGCCAGGATGTGCTATAGAATGTTTTCAAGAACTTGGCCAGAGCGGTCTCGGCGCTTATTTTCATCCTTTGATCCCGTAATTCAAAGG ACCATTCATGAAGAGGATGGGAGCATACATAGAAGGCATGCTTCCCCATCTGTTCGTGATAGAAGTCTGCAGATGCCATCCAATCCTCATATGTCTGCCCAAACAAATCTAGCAGGATATGGGACCTCAGCAATTGTGGCGATGGATAGAAGTGCAAGTTTAACATCCGGGACATCTCTCTCTTCTGGGTTGCTTCTGTCACAAACCAAGTCCCTTGGTAAAGGTAGTGAACGTACTCTTGAAAGTGTGTTGCACTCAAGCAAGCAGAAGGTCACTGCCATTGAAAGCATGCTTAGAGGTTTGGATGTCTCTGAGAAGCATAATCCTTCTGCTCTTCGGTCATCTAGTTTGGATCTAG GAGTTGACCCTCCATCCTCTCGCGATCCACCATTTCCGCCTGCTGTTCCTGCTTCCAATCATCTCACAACCTCTTTTCTTGGAGACCCCCTTGCCTCAAGTACCACTAAAGGTAGTAGTCGTAATGGTGGCTTGATTTTGTCCGATATCATGACTCAAGTTCAGGCTTCAAAAGACTCCACTAAATTATCATATCGAAGTGGAATTGCAACTGAGTCTTTGTCAACAGTCTCCTCGTACTCAGCTAAGAGAGCTTCTGACAGAGTACAAGAAAGAGTCTCAATTGAGGAAAAAAGGGATACTAGAGAGGCTAGACGTTTTACAAGTGCACATATTGATAGGCAATATCTAGACATGCCTCACCGAGATGGAGACTTCAAGGATTTGCAGAGCAGTTACATACCTAATTTCCAAAGGCCGTTATCGAGAAAACATGTGGGGGGTCGGACGTCTGCAAACAGGAGGAGTTTCGATGATTTCCAGATACCATTGGGGGAGATGGCCAATGTGGTGGATGGTCCAACTTCTCTAGTTGATGCTCTTAGTGAGGGACTCAGTCCGAGTTCTGACTGGTCAGCCCGTGTTGCGGCTTTTAATTATCTCCAGTCCTTGTTACAACAAGGACCCAAAGGCATTCAAGAAGTTGTTCAGAATTTCGAGAAAGttatgaagttgtttttccaGCACTTAGATGATCCCCATCATAAAGTAGCACAGGCAGCTCTTTCCACTCTTGCAGAAGTCATTCCTGCTTGTCGAAAGCCCTTTGAAAGTTACATGGAGAGGATCCTCCCACATGTTTTCTCACGGCTGATTGACCCAAAGGAGTTAGTCAGGAAACCATGTTTGGCAACACTTGATGTTGTAAGCAAGACTTATGGTGTAGATTCTCTATTACCTGCTTTGCTTCGATCACTAGATGAGCAGCGGTCACCGAAGGCAAAATTGGCTGTGATTGAATTTGCCATTGGCTCGTTTAACAAGCATGGTATAAATTCTGAAGGCACTGGTAACAGTGGTATATTGAAACTGTGGCTAGCTAAGTTGACTCCATTGGCCCATGATAAAAATACAAAGCTCAAAGAAGCAGCTATTACGTGCATCATATCTATTTACAACCACTACGACTCAACAGCATTGCTTACTTTTATGTCAAGTTTGTCAATTGAACAACAAAATTCCTTGCGACGTGCACTTAAGCAGTATACCCCTCGGATTGAAGTGGACTTAATGAACTTCTTACAGAACAAGAAAGAGCGACAGCGGCCTAAATTGACTTATGATCCGTCTGATACAGTTGGTTCATCTTCTGAAGAAGGCTATGTTGGCATGTCGAAGAATAGTAGTTTGTTTGGAAGGTATTCTGCTGGTTCTGCGGACGATGGTGCCATGAAGTGGAGTTCTGGTCAAGAGACATCTATTGTTACTCCAAGTTTTCCTGCTGCTTCCAATGATACTCAGTATAACTTATATTCAGACTTTCCTAGTTCCAACACCAGAGAACCAAACTACATGGTGGAGTTAAGTGTCCAAAACACAGGCTATATGCCTGGTCCTATAGATTATTCAGACCGTAGCATGAACTCAGAAAATCTGCCTACTCCACGTTTGCACATCGATAGTCTTGTCAGTTCGGAGCAAGTACCTTCTGGAGGTAATGGTCTAGGCAATGAAACTTCAGAGGAGGCAGATAATAATCCTCAAAAAGCTATCAGTTGGAAGAGCAACACACTATTGGACTCTGAACCTAGCATTCCCCAAATTCTTCACTTG ATTGGCAATGGCAATGAAGataatgcattttctaataaGCACAGGGGACTTCAACAGTTGGTCGAATTATCTGCATCTAATGACATATCTGTTTGGGCAAAG TACTTCAATCAGATATTGACAATTGTGCTTGAGGTGCTAGATGATCACGATCCTGCCATTCGAGAACTTGCTCTGTCATTAATTATGGAATTGCTTAAAAACCAG AAGGATATGATGGAAGATTCAGTTGAGATTGTAATAGAGAAGCTGCTTCATGTGACAAAAGATATTGTCCCCAAG GTTTCAAATGATGGAGAGCACTGCTTGACAGTTGTTTTGTCTCAATATGACCCATTCAGATGTTTAAGT GTTATCGTTCCATTGTTGGTTGCTGAAGATGAGAAAACTCTTGTTACTTGTATAAATTGTCTGACAAAG ACTGTCGTTTTCTGTCTGGTGGATATCTATATCATGCTTGGCAAAGCATTCCTGCCCTACTTGGAAGGACTCAACAGCACGCAGTTGCGCTTGGTGACTATCTACGCTAATCGCATCTCTCAGGCCCGAACAGGCACTGCAATAGACGGTAACCAATGA
- the LOC115728771 gene encoding CLIP-associated protein-like isoform X2 — translation MEEALELARAKDTKERMAGVERLHQLLEASRKGLSAAETTSLVDCCLDLLKDNNFRVCQGALQALASAAVLSGEHLKLHFNALVPAVVERLGDGKHPVRDAARRFLLTLMEVSSPTIIVERAGSYAWTHKSWRIREEFARTVTSAISLFASTELPLQRAILPPILQMLNDSNHGVREAAISCIEEMYAQAGDQFRDELQRHSLPASMVKDINARLERIEPQNRSLDGLNNKVAAGEMKPVSINYKRSSPRAKNSSRGASLFGAEGDDTEKPIEPIKVYSEKELIMQFEKIASTLVPDKDWSVRIVAMQQVEGLVSGGASEYACFRGLLKQLMGPLSTQLSDRRSSVVKQACHLLCFLSKELLGDFEACAEIFIPVLFKLVVITVLVIAESADNCIKTMLQNCKVARVLPRIADCAKNDRNAVLRSRCCEYALLILEHWADAPEIQRSADLYEDLIRCCAGDAMSEVRSIARMCYRMFSRTWPERSRRLFSSFDPVIQRTIHEEDGSIHRRHASPSVRDRSLQMPSNPHMSAQTNLAGYGTSAIVAMDRSASLTSGTSLSSGLLLSQTKSLGKGSERTLESVLHSSKQKVTAIESMLRGLDVSEKHNPSALRSSSLDLGVDPPSSRDPPFPPAVPASNHLTTSFLGDPLASSTTKGSSRNGGLILSDIMTQVQASKDSTKLSYRSGIATESLSTVSSYSAKRASDRVQERVSIEEKRDTREARRFTSAHIDRQYLDMPHRDGDFKDLQSSYIPNFQRPLSRKHVGGRTSANRRSFDDFQIPLGEMANVVDGPTSLVDALSEGLSPSSDWSARVAAFNYLQSLLQQGPKGIQEVVQNFEKVMKLFFQHLDDPHHKVAQAALSTLAEVIPACRKPFESYMERILPHVFSRLIDPKELVRKPCLATLDVVSKTYGVDSLLPALLRSLDEQRSPKAKLAVIEFAIGSFNKHGINSEGTGNSGILKLWLAKLTPLAHDKNTKLKEAAITCIISIYNHYDSTALLTFMSSLSIEQQNSLRRALKQYTPRIEVDLMNFLQNKKERQRPKLTYDPSDTVGSSSEEGYVGMSKNSSLFGRYSAGSADDGAMKWSSGQETSIVTPSFPAASNDTQYNLYSDFPSSNTREPNYMVELSVQNTGYMPGPIDYSDRSMNSENLPTPRLHIDSLVSSEQVPSGGNGLGNETSEEADNNPQKAISWKSNTLLDSEPSIPQILHLIGNGNEDNAFSNKHRGLQQLVELSASNDISVWAKYFNQILTIVLEVLDDHDPAIRELALSLIMELLKNQDMMEDSVEIVIEKLLHVTKDIVPKVSNDGEHCLTVVLSQYDPFRCLSVIVPLLVAEDEKTLVTCINCLTKLVGRLSQEELMAQLPSFLPALFEAFGNQSADVRKTVVFCLVDIYIMLGKAFLPYLEGLNSTQLRLVTIYANRISQARTGTAIDGNQ, via the exons ATGGAGGAGGCCTTGGAGCTCGCCCGCGCCAAGGACACGAAGGAGCGGATGGCCGGGGTGGAGCGGCTCCACCAGCTCCTGGAAGCCTCCAGGAAGGGCCTCTCCGCCGCGGAGACGACGTCGCTGGTGGACTGTTGCTTGGATCTCCTCAAGGACAACAACTTCAGGGTTTGCCAGGGCGCGCTCCAGGCCCTGGCGTCCGCCGCGGTGCTCTCCGGCGAGCACctgaagttgcatttcaatgCGCTCGTCCCCGCGGTGGTCGAGCGACTCGGCGACGGTAAACATCCTGTTAGGGATGCTGCTAGGCGGTTCTTGCTCACTCTGATGGAG GTCTCTTCTCCGACGATTATTGTGGAAAGAGCAGGTTCTTATGCCTGGACACACAAAAGTTGGAGGATTAGAGAAGAGTTCGCTCGAACTGTAACTTCTGCTATCAGCCTTTTTGCATCTACGGAGCTTCCCCTTCAGCGGGCAATTCTTCCTCCT ATATTACAGATGTTGAATGACTCCAATCATGGTGTTAGGGAAGCAGCTATTTCATGCATTGAG GAAATGTATGCTCAAGCGGGTGATCAATTTCGTGATGAACTTCAGCGTCATTCTCTTCCTGCTTCCATG GTAAAAGATATTAATGCAAGACTAGAGAGAATTGAACCCCAAAACCGCTCTTTAGATGGACTTAACAACAAGGTTGCTGCTGGAGAAATGAAGCCAGTGAGCATTAATTACAAAAGAAGCAGTCCCAGAGCAAAGAACTCCTCAAGGGGAGCTTCTCTTTTTGGAG CTGAAGGTGATGATACAGAGAAACCCATAGAACCAATAAAGGTCTATTCAGAGAAAGAGCTAATAATGCAATTTGAGAAGATTGCCTCTACTCTTGTACCAGATAAAGACTGGTCTGTGCGCATTGTTGCCATGCAGCAAGTTGAAGGACTTGTTTCCGGAg GTGCATCAGAATATGCATGTTTCAGGGGACTCCTGAAGCAACTCATGGGACCTCTCAGCACGCAGTTGTCAGACCGAAGGTCTAGCGTAGTTAAGCAG GCTTGCCATCTGTTATGCTTTCTATCTAAGGAACTCTTAGGAGATTTTGAGGCTTGTGCTGAGATTTTCATCCCG GTGCTTTTCAAGTTAGTTGTGATTACTGTACTTGTGATTGCAGAGTCTGCAGATAACTGCATAAAAACG ATGTTACAAAATTGCAAGGTTGCTCGGGTACTTCCTCGTATTGCTGATTGTGCGAAAAATGACCGAAATGCAGTACTTCGCTCAAG GTGCTGTGAATATGCATTGTTAATATTAGAACACTGGGCTGATGCACCGGAAATCCAGCGATCAGCCGATCTATATGAAGATCTTATAAGATGTTGTGCTGGCGATGCAATGAGTGAG GTTCGATCAATTGCCAGGATGTGCTATAGAATGTTTTCAAGAACTTGGCCAGAGCGGTCTCGGCGCTTATTTTCATCCTTTGATCCCGTAATTCAAAGG ACCATTCATGAAGAGGATGGGAGCATACATAGAAGGCATGCTTCCCCATCTGTTCGTGATAGAAGTCTGCAGATGCCATCCAATCCTCATATGTCTGCCCAAACAAATCTAGCAGGATATGGGACCTCAGCAATTGTGGCGATGGATAGAAGTGCAAGTTTAACATCCGGGACATCTCTCTCTTCTGGGTTGCTTCTGTCACAAACCAAGTCCCTTGGTAAAGGTAGTGAACGTACTCTTGAAAGTGTGTTGCACTCAAGCAAGCAGAAGGTCACTGCCATTGAAAGCATGCTTAGAGGTTTGGATGTCTCTGAGAAGCATAATCCTTCTGCTCTTCGGTCATCTAGTTTGGATCTAG GAGTTGACCCTCCATCCTCTCGCGATCCACCATTTCCGCCTGCTGTTCCTGCTTCCAATCATCTCACAACCTCTTTTCTTGGAGACCCCCTTGCCTCAAGTACCACTAAAGGTAGTAGTCGTAATGGTGGCTTGATTTTGTCCGATATCATGACTCAAGTTCAGGCTTCAAAAGACTCCACTAAATTATCATATCGAAGTGGAATTGCAACTGAGTCTTTGTCAACAGTCTCCTCGTACTCAGCTAAGAGAGCTTCTGACAGAGTACAAGAAAGAGTCTCAATTGAGGAAAAAAGGGATACTAGAGAGGCTAGACGTTTTACAAGTGCACATATTGATAGGCAATATCTAGACATGCCTCACCGAGATGGAGACTTCAAGGATTTGCAGAGCAGTTACATACCTAATTTCCAAAGGCCGTTATCGAGAAAACATGTGGGGGGTCGGACGTCTGCAAACAGGAGGAGTTTCGATGATTTCCAGATACCATTGGGGGAGATGGCCAATGTGGTGGATGGTCCAACTTCTCTAGTTGATGCTCTTAGTGAGGGACTCAGTCCGAGTTCTGACTGGTCAGCCCGTGTTGCGGCTTTTAATTATCTCCAGTCCTTGTTACAACAAGGACCCAAAGGCATTCAAGAAGTTGTTCAGAATTTCGAGAAAGttatgaagttgtttttccaGCACTTAGATGATCCCCATCATAAAGTAGCACAGGCAGCTCTTTCCACTCTTGCAGAAGTCATTCCTGCTTGTCGAAAGCCCTTTGAAAGTTACATGGAGAGGATCCTCCCACATGTTTTCTCACGGCTGATTGACCCAAAGGAGTTAGTCAGGAAACCATGTTTGGCAACACTTGATGTTGTAAGCAAGACTTATGGTGTAGATTCTCTATTACCTGCTTTGCTTCGATCACTAGATGAGCAGCGGTCACCGAAGGCAAAATTGGCTGTGATTGAATTTGCCATTGGCTCGTTTAACAAGCATGGTATAAATTCTGAAGGCACTGGTAACAGTGGTATATTGAAACTGTGGCTAGCTAAGTTGACTCCATTGGCCCATGATAAAAATACAAAGCTCAAAGAAGCAGCTATTACGTGCATCATATCTATTTACAACCACTACGACTCAACAGCATTGCTTACTTTTATGTCAAGTTTGTCAATTGAACAACAAAATTCCTTGCGACGTGCACTTAAGCAGTATACCCCTCGGATTGAAGTGGACTTAATGAACTTCTTACAGAACAAGAAAGAGCGACAGCGGCCTAAATTGACTTATGATCCGTCTGATACAGTTGGTTCATCTTCTGAAGAAGGCTATGTTGGCATGTCGAAGAATAGTAGTTTGTTTGGAAGGTATTCTGCTGGTTCTGCGGACGATGGTGCCATGAAGTGGAGTTCTGGTCAAGAGACATCTATTGTTACTCCAAGTTTTCCTGCTGCTTCCAATGATACTCAGTATAACTTATATTCAGACTTTCCTAGTTCCAACACCAGAGAACCAAACTACATGGTGGAGTTAAGTGTCCAAAACACAGGCTATATGCCTGGTCCTATAGATTATTCAGACCGTAGCATGAACTCAGAAAATCTGCCTACTCCACGTTTGCACATCGATAGTCTTGTCAGTTCGGAGCAAGTACCTTCTGGAGGTAATGGTCTAGGCAATGAAACTTCAGAGGAGGCAGATAATAATCCTCAAAAAGCTATCAGTTGGAAGAGCAACACACTATTGGACTCTGAACCTAGCATTCCCCAAATTCTTCACTTG ATTGGCAATGGCAATGAAGataatgcattttctaataaGCACAGGGGACTTCAACAGTTGGTCGAATTATCTGCATCTAATGACATATCTGTTTGGGCAAAG TACTTCAATCAGATATTGACAATTGTGCTTGAGGTGCTAGATGATCACGATCCTGCCATTCGAGAACTTGCTCTGTCATTAATTATGGAATTGCTTAAAAACCAG GATATGATGGAAGATTCAGTTGAGATTGTAATAGAGAAGCTGCTTCATGTGACAAAAGATATTGTCCCCAAG GTTTCAAATGATGGAGAGCACTGCTTGACAGTTGTTTTGTCTCAATATGACCCATTCAGATGTTTAAGT GTTATCGTTCCATTGTTGGTTGCTGAAGATGAGAAAACTCTTGTTACTTGTATAAATTGTCTGACAAAG CTTGTGGGCCGTCTTTCCCAAGAGGAATTGATGGCACAATTGCCTTCATTTTTGCCTGCTCTTTTTGAAGCATTTGGAAACCAGAGTGCAGATGTTCGGAAG ACTGTCGTTTTCTGTCTGGTGGATATCTATATCATGCTTGGCAAAGCATTCCTGCCCTACTTGGAAGGACTCAACAGCACGCAGTTGCGCTTGGTGACTATCTACGCTAATCGCATCTCTCAGGCCCGAACAGGCACTGCAATAGACGGTAACCAATGA